In one window of Tursiops truncatus isolate mTurTru1 chromosome 5, mTurTru1.mat.Y, whole genome shotgun sequence DNA:
- the RCHY1 gene encoding LOW QUALITY PROTEIN: RING finger and CHY zinc finger domain-containing protein 1 (The sequence of the model RefSeq protein was modified relative to this genomic sequence to represent the inferred CDS: deleted 1 base in 1 codon), with amino-acid sequence MAALAREDGARGQVQGRRGCEHYDRGCLLKAPCCDKLYSCRLCHDNNEDHLLDRFKVKEVQCINCEKIQRAQQTCEECSTLFGEYYCSTCHLFDKDKKQYHCEDCGICRIGPKEDFFHCLKCNLCLTVNLQGKHKCIENVSRQDCPICLEDIHTSRIVAHVLPCGHLLHRTCYEEMLKKDYRCPLCMHSALDMTSYWRQLDDEVAQTPMPSEYQNMTVDILCNDCNGKSTVQFHILGMKCNICESYNTAAQSGGCRISVDQQ; translated from the exons atGGCGGCCTTGGCGCGGGAAGACGGCGCCCGCGGGCAAGTGCAAGGGCGGCGGGGCTGCGAGCACTATGACAGAGGATGTCTCCTGAAG GCACCATGCTGTGACAAGCTTTATTCTTGCCGGTTGTGTCATGATAACAATGAAGATCATCTGCTAGATCGCTTTAAAGTAAAGGAAGTGCAGTGCATAAACTGTGAAAAAATCCAACGT GCACAACAGACTTGTGAAGAATGTAGCACATTGTTTGGAGAATATTATTGCAGTACGTGCCATCTGTTTGACAAAGACAAGAAACAGTATCATTGTGAAGACTGCGGAATTTGTAG GATTGGTCCAAAGGAAGATTTTTTCCACTGTCTGAAATGTAACTTATGCCTCACAGTAAATCTCCAAGGAAAGCACAAG TGTATTGAAAATGTTTCCCGGCAGGATTGTCCAATATGTTTGGAG GACATTCACACATCCCGTATTGTTGCTCATGTCTTGCCATGTGGACATCTTTTACACAG AACGTGTTATGAAGAAATGTTGAAAAA AGACTACAGGTGTCCATTATGTATGCACTCTGCTTTAGATATGACTAGTTACTGGAGACAGCTGGATGATGAGGTAGCACAGACTCCTATGCCATCAGAATATCAGAACATGACTGTGGAT ATTCTCTGCAATGATTGCAATGGAAAATCTACAGTCCAGTTCCATATATTAGGCATGAAATGTAATATTTGTGAGTCCTACAATACTGCT GCTCAGTCTGGAGGATGTAGAATTTCAGTAGATCAGCAATGA